One window of Burkholderia thailandensis E264 genomic DNA carries:
- the mlaD gene encoding outer membrane lipid asymmetry maintenance protein MlaD, giving the protein MTMKKTALDFWVGLFVVLGFLALLFLALKVGNMSSLSFQPTYAVKMKFDNIGGLKPRAAVKSAGVVVGRVKTIGFDTNTYQALVTIDLDKQYQFPKDSSAKILTSGLLGEQYIGLDPGGDTEMLKAGDTITMTQSAIVLENLIGQFLYSKAADAGGAKPAAASGAPAPAASGAAAH; this is encoded by the coding sequence ATGACGATGAAAAAGACTGCTCTCGACTTCTGGGTCGGCCTCTTCGTAGTGTTGGGATTTCTCGCGTTGCTGTTTCTCGCGCTGAAAGTCGGCAACATGAGCTCGCTGTCGTTTCAGCCGACTTACGCGGTGAAGATGAAGTTCGACAACATCGGCGGCCTGAAGCCGCGCGCGGCCGTGAAAAGCGCGGGCGTCGTGGTCGGGCGCGTGAAGACGATCGGCTTCGACACGAACACCTACCAGGCGCTCGTCACGATCGATCTCGACAAGCAGTACCAGTTTCCGAAGGATTCGTCGGCGAAGATCCTGACGTCGGGCCTGCTCGGCGAGCAGTACATCGGCCTCGATCCGGGCGGCGACACGGAAATGCTGAAGGCGGGCGATACGATCACGATGACGCAGTCGGCGATCGTGCTCGAGAACCTGATCGGCCAGTTCCTCTACAGCAAGGCCGCGGACGCGGGCGGCGCGAAGCCGGCCGCCGCGTCGGGCGCGCCCGCGCCGGCCGCGTCGGGCGCGGCGGCACATTGA
- the mlaE gene encoding lipid asymmetry maintenance ABC transporter permease subunit MlaE has translation MISAIGRFVIGGLERTGYATRMFVRVVLEFFSLLRRPRLVTKQIHFLGNYSFVIIAVSGLFVGFVLGLQGYYTLNRYGSEQALGLLVALSLVRELGPVVSALLFAGRAGTSLTAEIGLMKAGEQLTALEMMAVDPLKNVIAPRMWAGVIAMPLLAAIFSAVGVLGGYVVGVLLIGVDPGAFWSQMQGGVEVWADVGNGVIKSVVFGFAVTFIALFQGYEAKPTPEGVSHATTKTVVYASLAVLGLDFLLTALMFS, from the coding sequence ATGATCAGCGCGATCGGGCGTTTCGTGATCGGCGGACTCGAGCGCACGGGCTATGCGACCCGGATGTTCGTGCGCGTCGTGCTCGAATTCTTTTCACTGTTGCGGCGGCCACGGCTCGTCACGAAGCAGATCCACTTCCTCGGCAATTATTCGTTCGTGATCATTGCCGTGTCGGGCCTGTTCGTCGGCTTCGTGCTCGGCCTGCAGGGCTACTACACGCTGAACCGCTACGGCTCCGAGCAGGCGCTGGGCCTGCTCGTCGCGCTGTCGCTCGTGCGCGAGCTCGGCCCCGTCGTGTCGGCGCTGCTGTTCGCGGGCCGCGCGGGCACGTCGCTCACGGCCGAGATCGGCCTGATGAAGGCGGGCGAGCAACTGACCGCGCTCGAGATGATGGCGGTCGATCCGCTGAAGAACGTGATCGCGCCGCGGATGTGGGCGGGCGTCATCGCGATGCCGCTGCTCGCGGCGATCTTCAGCGCGGTCGGCGTGCTCGGCGGCTACGTCGTCGGCGTGCTCCTGATCGGCGTCGATCCCGGCGCGTTCTGGTCGCAGATGCAAGGCGGCGTCGAAGTGTGGGCCGACGTCGGCAACGGCGTGATCAAGAGCGTCGTGTTCGGCTTCGCCGTCACGTTTATCGCGCTGTTTCAGGGTTACGAAGCGAAGCCGACGCCCGAGGGCGTGTCGCACGCGACGACCAAGACAGTCGTGTACGCGTCGCTTGCCGTGCTCGGCCTCGATTTCCTGCTGACCGCGTTGATGTTCAGCTAA
- a CDS encoding ABC transporter ATP-binding protein produces MSSSSESLLALRDVDFGYGERLVLSNLNMRFARGQVVAVMGGSGCGKTTVLRLIGGLVRARRGQVLFDGADVGAQTREGLYALRRKMGMLFQFGALFTDMSVYDNVAFALREHTDLPEELIRDLVLMKLNAVGLRGARELMPSEVSGGMARRIALARAIALDPQLIMYDEPFAGLDPISLGITANLIRTLNHALGATSILVTHDVPESFAIADYVYFLANGGVLAEGTPDELRASTDPSVRQFIDGAPDGPFKFHYMSQPLAADFGLGGGRR; encoded by the coding sequence GTGAGCTCCTCCTCCGAGTCCCTGCTGGCGCTTCGCGACGTCGATTTCGGCTACGGCGAGCGTCTCGTCCTGTCGAACCTGAACATGCGCTTCGCACGCGGCCAGGTGGTCGCGGTGATGGGCGGTTCAGGCTGCGGCAAGACCACCGTGCTGCGCCTGATCGGCGGGCTCGTGCGCGCACGCCGCGGCCAGGTGCTGTTCGACGGCGCCGATGTCGGCGCGCAGACGCGCGAGGGCCTCTACGCGCTGCGCCGCAAGATGGGCATGCTGTTTCAGTTCGGCGCGCTCTTCACCGACATGTCGGTGTACGACAACGTCGCGTTCGCGCTGCGCGAGCACACGGATCTGCCCGAAGAGCTGATCCGCGATCTCGTGCTGATGAAGCTCAACGCGGTCGGCCTGCGCGGCGCGCGCGAGCTGATGCCGTCCGAGGTGTCGGGCGGGATGGCGCGGCGCATCGCGCTCGCGCGGGCGATCGCGCTCGACCCGCAGCTCATCATGTACGACGAGCCGTTCGCGGGCCTCGACCCTATTTCGCTCGGCATCACCGCAAACCTGATCCGCACGCTGAACCATGCGCTCGGCGCGACGTCGATCCTCGTCACGCACGACGTGCCGGAATCGTTCGCGATCGCGGATTACGTGTACTTCCTCGCGAACGGCGGCGTGCTGGCCGAGGGCACGCCCGACGAGCTGCGTGCGTCGACCGATCCGAGCGTGCGCCAGTTCATCGACGGCGCGCCGGACGGCCCGTTCAAATTTCACTACATGAGCCAGCCGCTCGCGGCGGACTTCGGACTTGGCGGAGGGCGCAGATGA
- the thiE gene encoding thiamine phosphate synthase, whose protein sequence is MSAALPDAFWPPADELSEAAERIRAALGVWPRPDARTRICLAPPEHPRAGDLWVAAAGDADVHIARLTAAGAQAIVIDDVSATLHTGAARHALASRAPLADDWIAALAAFLDCGFAAPDALVLALAWRDGDEARGDDPWPVDPARFPRVLGVPAAPEPAFPPCPQRLGLYPVLPSAEWVERVLDCGVRTVQLRVKDASPDALRAEVERAVAAGRRHPDARVFINDHWRLALDAGAYGIHLGQEDLETAELRAIAQAGVRLGLSSHGYYEMLVALQLKPSYLALGPVFATATKAVAAPPQGLARLARYARFAGPQAPLVAIGGITVDTLGAVLAAGVGSAAVVSAITAAADYREAIVAMQKNFGR, encoded by the coding sequence ATGAGCGCCGCGCTGCCCGACGCGTTCTGGCCGCCCGCGGACGAACTCTCCGAGGCCGCCGAGCGGATCCGCGCGGCGCTCGGCGTGTGGCCGCGGCCCGATGCGCGCACGCGAATCTGCCTCGCGCCGCCCGAGCATCCGCGCGCGGGCGACCTGTGGGTCGCCGCCGCGGGCGACGCCGACGTGCACATCGCGCGGCTGACCGCGGCGGGCGCGCAGGCGATCGTCATCGATGACGTATCGGCGACGCTCCATACGGGCGCGGCGCGCCACGCGCTCGCTTCGCGCGCGCCGCTCGCCGACGACTGGATCGCGGCGCTCGCCGCCTTTCTCGATTGCGGCTTCGCCGCGCCCGACGCGCTCGTGCTCGCGCTCGCGTGGCGGGACGGTGACGAGGCGCGCGGCGACGATCCGTGGCCCGTCGATCCGGCGCGCTTTCCGCGCGTGCTCGGCGTGCCGGCCGCGCCCGAGCCCGCGTTCCCGCCGTGTCCGCAGCGGCTCGGCCTGTATCCGGTGCTGCCGAGCGCCGAATGGGTCGAGCGCGTGCTCGACTGCGGCGTGCGGACCGTGCAGCTGCGCGTGAAGGACGCGTCGCCCGACGCGCTGCGCGCGGAGGTCGAGCGGGCCGTCGCCGCGGGCCGCCGTCATCCGGACGCGCGCGTGTTCATCAACGATCACTGGCGGCTCGCGCTCGACGCGGGCGCGTACGGCATCCACCTCGGCCAGGAGGATCTCGAGACCGCCGAGCTTCGAGCGATCGCGCAGGCCGGCGTGCGGCTCGGCCTGTCGAGCCACGGCTATTACGAAATGCTCGTCGCGTTGCAGTTGAAGCCGAGCTATCTCGCGCTCGGCCCGGTGTTCGCGACCGCGACGAAGGCGGTCGCCGCGCCGCCGCAGGGCCTCGCGCGGCTCGCGCGCTATGCGCGCTTCGCGGGGCCGCAGGCGCCGCTCGTCGCGATCGGCGGAATCACTGTCGACACACTCGGCGCGGTGCTGGCGGCGGGCGTCGGCAGCGCGGCCGTCGTCAGCGCGATCACGGCAGCGGCCGATTACCGGGAAGCGATTGTTGCAATGCAGAAAAACTTCGGACGATAA
- a CDS encoding thiazole synthase, with protein MTLLSSADTLTLHGQTFASRVLLGTSRYPSLQSLSDSIAAARPGMVTVALRRQMNAGAAEAGFFDLLKRHDVPLLPNTAGCQTIAEAVTTAQMAREVFETDWIKLELIGDDYTLQPDPVGLIEAAALLVKDGFKVLPYCTEDLVIARRLLDAGCEALMPWGAPIGTGKGVVNPYGLRVLRERLPDVPLIVDAGLGVPSHACQVMEWGFDGVLLNTAVSQATHPEIMARAFAQGVDAGRAAYLAGPMDARESAHASTPVVGMPFWHQDGSHA; from the coding sequence ATGACGCTCCTTTCCTCCGCCGATACGCTCACGCTGCACGGCCAAACCTTCGCGAGCCGCGTGCTGCTCGGCACGTCGCGCTATCCGTCGCTGCAGTCGCTGTCCGATTCGATCGCGGCCGCGCGGCCGGGGATGGTGACGGTCGCGCTGCGGCGCCAGATGAACGCCGGCGCGGCCGAGGCCGGCTTCTTCGATCTGCTCAAGCGCCACGACGTGCCGCTCTTGCCGAACACGGCGGGCTGCCAGACGATCGCCGAGGCTGTGACGACCGCGCAGATGGCGCGCGAGGTGTTCGAGACCGACTGGATCAAGCTCGAGCTGATCGGCGACGACTATACGTTGCAGCCGGACCCGGTCGGCCTGATCGAAGCGGCGGCGCTGCTGGTGAAGGACGGCTTCAAGGTGCTGCCGTACTGCACCGAGGATCTCGTGATCGCCCGGCGCCTGCTCGACGCCGGCTGCGAGGCGCTGATGCCGTGGGGCGCGCCGATCGGCACCGGCAAGGGCGTCGTGAACCCGTACGGGCTGCGCGTGCTGCGCGAGCGGCTGCCGGACGTGCCGCTCATCGTCGACGCGGGGCTTGGCGTGCCGTCGCATGCGTGCCAGGTGATGGAGTGGGGCTTCGACGGCGTGCTGCTGAACACGGCCGTATCGCAGGCGACGCATCCGGAGATCATGGCGCGCGCGTTCGCGCAGGGCGTGGACGCGGGGCGCGCCGCGTATCTCGCGGGGCCGATGGATGCCCGCGAGAGCGCGCATGCGAGCACGCCCGTCGTCGGCATGCCGTTCTGGCACCAGGACGGGAGCCACGCATGA
- the thiS gene encoding sulfur carrier protein ThiS: MDIQVNQQTLSLPEGATLADALAAYGARPPFAVAVNGAFVARTQHAARALAAGDKLDIVHPVAGG, encoded by the coding sequence ATGGACATTCAGGTCAACCAGCAGACGCTCTCGCTGCCCGAAGGCGCGACGCTCGCCGACGCGCTCGCCGCATACGGCGCGCGGCCGCCGTTCGCGGTCGCGGTCAACGGCGCGTTCGTCGCGCGCACGCAGCATGCGGCGCGCGCGCTCGCCGCGGGCGACAAGCTCGACATCGTGCATCCGGTCGCGGGCGGCTGA
- a CDS encoding FAD-dependent oxidoreductase → MNMRASEPDFAVLGGGLVGRLIAWRLAGAGHRVSLYERGDAAGSGSAAWVAAAMLAPLAEAASAERFITDLGVASFDLWPGWLAELPEPVFFQRNGTLVVWHHADRAEAPLFERRVRANAGAELLDGGLVALAGAQVDAAEPALAGRFAHGLLLPREGQLDNRQVLHALAAGLAERRVDAHWNVAVAPDAAPAARVTIDCRGLGAKAQMPTLRGIRGEVARVHAPGIGLTRPVRLLHPRYPLYVAPKENDLYVIGATEIEGEDMSPVSVRSALELLSAAFSVHPAFGEARILELNAQCRPTLPDHRPALVWDGGATLAVNGLYRHGFMIAPEVADTAARFAQALIERTVKDADTFAAWRRDARWPALLQHRAAHASA, encoded by the coding sequence ATGAACATGCGTGCGTCTGAACCCGATTTCGCGGTGCTGGGCGGCGGCCTCGTCGGCCGCCTGATCGCGTGGCGCCTCGCGGGCGCGGGCCACCGCGTGTCGCTCTACGAGCGCGGCGACGCGGCGGGCTCCGGCTCGGCCGCGTGGGTCGCGGCCGCGATGCTCGCGCCGCTCGCCGAGGCCGCGAGCGCCGAGCGCTTCATCACCGATCTCGGCGTCGCGTCGTTCGATCTCTGGCCGGGCTGGCTTGCCGAGCTGCCGGAGCCCGTGTTCTTCCAGCGCAACGGCACGCTTGTCGTCTGGCATCACGCGGACCGCGCGGAAGCGCCGCTCTTCGAGCGCCGCGTGCGCGCGAACGCGGGCGCCGAACTGCTCGACGGCGGGCTCGTCGCGCTCGCGGGCGCGCAGGTCGACGCGGCCGAGCCGGCGCTCGCCGGGCGCTTCGCGCACGGCCTGCTGCTGCCGCGCGAGGGCCAGCTCGACAACCGCCAGGTGCTGCACGCGCTCGCCGCGGGCCTCGCCGAGCGCCGCGTCGACGCGCACTGGAACGTCGCCGTGGCGCCCGATGCGGCGCCTGCCGCGCGTGTGACGATCGACTGCCGCGGACTCGGCGCGAAAGCGCAGATGCCGACGCTGCGCGGAATCCGCGGCGAAGTTGCGCGCGTGCATGCGCCCGGCATCGGCCTGACGCGGCCCGTGCGGCTGCTGCATCCGCGCTATCCGCTCTATGTCGCGCCGAAGGAGAACGATCTCTACGTGATCGGCGCGACCGAGATCGAGGGCGAGGACATGTCGCCTGTCAGCGTGCGCTCGGCGCTCGAGCTGCTGAGCGCCGCGTTCTCCGTGCATCCGGCGTTCGGCGAAGCGCGTATTCTCGAACTGAATGCGCAATGCCGGCCGACGCTGCCGGACCATCGTCCGGCGCTCGTCTGGGACGGCGGCGCGACGCTCGCGGTCAACGGCCTGTACCGGCACGGCTTCATGATCGCGCCGGAAGTCGCCGATACCGCGGCCCGCTTCGCGCAGGCGCTCATCGAGCGCACCGTGAAGGACGCCGACACGTTCGCCGCTTGGCGGCGCGACGCACGCTGGCCGGCGCTGCTGCAGCACCGCGCGGCGCACGCGTCCGCATGA
- a CDS encoding ABC transporter ATP-binding protein/permease: MTQSTQALAPVPDDPTQSPPPVSTWSLIKPYWVSEEWKVAWGLLVTIVAINLTLVWINVRINSWSASFYNALQSKDVRDFPSLLITFAVLAFAFIILAVYGLYLRQMLGFRWRQWLTTRFLNEWLGDRNFYRIERDRLADNPDQRISDDLQSLASTTLSLSLDLLSTVVTLISFATILWSIAGAATISLGGHAITIPGYMVWVAMVYAIAGSYVMHRFGHPLVSINYQQQRVEADFRFSLIRIRENAEQIAFYNGEPVETAHEQNLFQRIRENWWRVMRYTKRLTFVLNFYAQLASLFPIAVAAPRYFAGAFTFGVLMQISRAFGTVSDSFSWFINSYGTLAEWRATVNRLREFKRVMGASHLKEAMSPATEHGGINLHYVDAQQITTSGLKLALPNGAALASIGDVAIEPGSRWLVRGPSGSGKSTLMRALAGLWPFGDGAIDAPVAARMMFVPQQSYLPIGTLKAALAYPSAVDAFSDDACRDALRACGLADYVERLGETGHWTRILSPGEQQRLAGARVLLHKPDYLFLDEATSALDADNEARLYRLFDERLPKAAIVSIAHRESVASFHQQTLDVRRDEARVAA, from the coding sequence ATGACTCAATCGACGCAAGCCCTCGCCCCCGTCCCGGACGATCCGACGCAATCCCCGCCCCCGGTATCCACGTGGAGCCTCATCAAGCCCTATTGGGTTTCCGAGGAGTGGAAGGTCGCATGGGGATTGCTCGTCACGATCGTCGCGATCAACCTTACGCTCGTGTGGATCAACGTGCGGATCAACTCGTGGAGCGCGTCGTTCTACAACGCGCTCCAATCGAAGGACGTGCGCGACTTTCCGAGCCTGCTGATCACGTTCGCCGTGCTCGCATTCGCGTTCATCATCCTCGCGGTCTACGGCCTTTATCTGCGGCAGATGCTCGGCTTTCGCTGGCGGCAGTGGCTCACGACGCGCTTCCTGAACGAATGGCTCGGCGATCGCAACTTCTACCGGATCGAGCGCGACCGGCTCGCCGACAACCCCGACCAGCGGATCTCGGACGACTTGCAGTCGCTCGCGTCGACGACGCTGTCGCTGTCGCTCGACCTGCTGTCGACGGTCGTCACGCTGATCTCGTTCGCGACGATCCTCTGGTCGATCGCCGGCGCGGCGACGATCTCGCTCGGCGGCCACGCGATCACGATTCCCGGCTACATGGTGTGGGTCGCGATGGTCTACGCGATCGCGGGCTCGTACGTGATGCACCGCTTCGGCCATCCGCTCGTGTCGATCAACTACCAGCAGCAGCGCGTCGAGGCGGACTTCCGCTTCAGCCTGATCCGCATCCGCGAGAACGCCGAGCAGATCGCGTTCTACAACGGCGAACCCGTCGAGACCGCGCACGAGCAGAACCTGTTCCAGCGTATCCGCGAAAACTGGTGGCGCGTGATGCGCTACACGAAGCGGCTCACGTTCGTGCTGAACTTCTACGCGCAACTCGCGAGCCTCTTTCCGATCGCGGTCGCCGCGCCGCGCTACTTCGCGGGCGCGTTCACGTTCGGCGTGCTGATGCAGATCAGCCGCGCGTTCGGCACCGTCAGCGATTCGTTTTCATGGTTCATCAACAGTTACGGCACGCTCGCCGAGTGGCGCGCGACCGTCAACCGTCTGCGCGAATTCAAGCGCGTGATGGGCGCGTCGCATCTGAAGGAAGCGATGTCGCCCGCGACCGAGCACGGCGGCATCAACCTGCACTACGTCGATGCGCAGCAGATCACGACATCGGGCCTGAAGCTCGCGCTGCCGAACGGCGCGGCGCTCGCGTCGATCGGCGACGTCGCGATCGAGCCCGGCTCGCGCTGGCTCGTGCGCGGGCCGTCCGGCTCCGGCAAGAGCACGCTGATGCGCGCGCTCGCGGGCCTCTGGCCGTTCGGCGACGGCGCGATCGACGCGCCCGTCGCCGCGCGAATGATGTTCGTCCCGCAGCAGAGCTATTTGCCGATCGGCACGCTGAAGGCGGCGCTCGCGTACCCGTCGGCCGTCGACGCGTTCAGCGACGACGCATGCCGCGACGCGTTGCGCGCGTGCGGTCTCGCCGACTATGTCGAGCGGCTCGGCGAGACGGGCCACTGGACGCGCATCCTGTCGCCCGGCGAGCAGCAGCGCCTCGCGGGCGCGCGCGTGCTGCTGCACAAGCCCGACTATCTGTTCCTCGACGAGGCGACGAGCGCGCTCGACGCGGACAACGAGGCGCGCCTCTACCGGCTCTTCGACGAACGGCTGCCGAAGGCGGCGATCGTCAGCATCGCGCATCGCGAATCGGTCGCGTCGTTTCATCAGCAGACGCTCGACGTGCGCCGCGACGAAGCGCGCGTGGCCGCGTGA
- the thpR gene encoding RNA 2',3'-cyclic phosphodiesterase yields the protein MTMAGGRLRCFVALTLDPASRDALAALPVAAGARRTRRDQLHVTIAFLGAIERVKSEQLGARLAGLAAVEAVPPVDVERVVCWPSTAHARLVVAELAPQQQLLALGERVAGALAELGLPPDSRAFKPHVTIARFPRDAHRVTIDGANGAAGREPLALRFETLTLYESVLARTGAEHRVLAAAALPE from the coding sequence GTGACGATGGCGGGCGGCCGGTTGCGCTGCTTCGTCGCGCTGACGCTCGATCCGGCGTCGCGCGACGCGCTTGCCGCGCTGCCCGTCGCCGCCGGCGCGCGCCGCACGCGGCGCGATCAGTTGCACGTGACGATCGCGTTTCTCGGCGCGATCGAGCGGGTGAAAAGCGAGCAGCTCGGCGCGCGTCTTGCCGGGCTCGCGGCCGTCGAGGCGGTGCCGCCCGTCGACGTCGAGCGCGTCGTGTGCTGGCCGAGCACCGCGCACGCGCGGCTCGTCGTCGCCGAGCTCGCGCCGCAGCAGCAATTGCTCGCGCTCGGCGAGCGCGTGGCCGGTGCGCTCGCCGAGCTCGGCCTGCCGCCCGATAGCCGCGCGTTCAAGCCGCATGTGACGATCGCGCGATTTCCTCGCGACGCGCATCGCGTGACGATCGATGGCGCGAACGGCGCGGCGGGCCGCGAGCCGCTCGCGTTGCGCTTCGAAACGCTCACGCTCTACGAGAGCGTCCTCGCGCGCACGGGCGCCGAGCATCGGGTGCTCGCGGCGGCGGCGCTGCCGGAGTGA
- a CDS encoding alanine/glycine:cation symporter family protein, whose translation MEGFVHTLIDGINGILWNYVLIALLLGAGAWFTLRFRMIQLRALFLSMRLVGSKGEPGSISSFQAFATGLASRVGTGNIAGVAVAMTVGGPGAIFWMWMTALVGMSSAFVEATLAQIFKVSHHDGTYRGGPAYYIQIGLRSRGFGVLFSLSLILAFGFVFNAVQANAIAEAFNTSFGVSRAAVGLALVALTAPIIFGGIRRIAHVAQVIVPVMAIGYLALAVYAVATHVALVPEMIVLIVKSAFGLDQAAGGLTGYAVSQAVSIGVKRGLFSNEAGMGSAPNAAATASTRHPVTQGLIQMLGVFVDTIVICSATAFVILLSGQYEPGTSMEGAALTQRAISSHVGDWGGIYMAVAIFFLAFSSVIGNYAYAEGNVGFVTSRRGALFVFRLAVLGMVMFGSVGQLPLVWAMADTSMGLMALINLIAILMLGKYAHAAWRDYQRQRAAGVADPVFTRKTIPALAKVLPDDVWGEHGPLPQGDKLAAGRAPGVDAARAAGPVGSAR comes from the coding sequence ATGGAAGGCTTTGTGCACACGTTGATCGACGGGATCAACGGCATTCTCTGGAATTACGTGCTGATTGCGCTGCTGCTGGGCGCCGGCGCGTGGTTCACGCTGCGCTTCAGGATGATCCAGTTGCGTGCGCTGTTTCTCAGCATGCGCCTCGTCGGCAGCAAGGGCGAACCGGGCAGCATCTCGTCGTTCCAGGCGTTCGCGACCGGGCTCGCGAGCCGCGTCGGCACGGGCAACATCGCGGGCGTTGCGGTTGCGATGACGGTGGGCGGCCCGGGCGCGATCTTCTGGATGTGGATGACGGCGCTCGTCGGGATGTCGTCCGCGTTCGTCGAGGCGACGCTCGCGCAAATCTTCAAGGTGTCGCATCATGACGGCACGTATCGCGGCGGTCCCGCCTACTACATCCAGATCGGGCTGCGCTCGCGCGGCTTCGGCGTGCTGTTCTCGCTGTCGCTGATCCTCGCGTTCGGCTTCGTGTTCAACGCGGTGCAGGCGAACGCGATCGCCGAGGCGTTCAACACGTCGTTCGGCGTGAGCCGCGCCGCGGTCGGGCTCGCGCTCGTCGCGCTGACGGCGCCGATCATCTTCGGCGGCATTCGCCGGATCGCGCACGTCGCGCAGGTGATCGTGCCCGTGATGGCGATCGGCTACCTCGCGCTCGCGGTCTACGCGGTCGCGACGCACGTAGCGCTCGTGCCGGAGATGATCGTGCTGATCGTGAAGAGCGCATTCGGCCTCGATCAGGCGGCGGGCGGCCTGACCGGATACGCGGTGAGCCAGGCGGTGTCGATCGGCGTGAAGCGCGGCCTGTTCTCGAACGAAGCCGGGATGGGCAGCGCGCCGAACGCGGCCGCGACCGCGAGCACGCGGCATCCGGTCACGCAGGGGCTGATCCAGATGCTCGGCGTGTTCGTCGACACCATCGTGATCTGCAGCGCGACCGCGTTTGTGATCCTGTTGTCGGGGCAATACGAGCCGGGCACGTCGATGGAAGGCGCGGCGCTCACGCAGCGCGCGATCTCGAGCCACGTCGGCGACTGGGGAGGCATCTACATGGCGGTGGCGATCTTCTTCCTTGCGTTTTCTTCAGTGATCGGCAACTACGCGTATGCGGAAGGCAACGTCGGATTCGTCACGAGCCGGCGCGGCGCGCTTTTCGTGTTCAGGCTCGCGGTGCTCGGGATGGTGATGTTCGGCAGCGTCGGGCAACTGCCGCTCGTGTGGGCGATGGCCGATACTAGCATGGGGCTGATGGCGCTCATCAACCTGATCGCGATCCTGATGCTCGGCAAGTATGCGCATGCCGCGTGGCGCGATTATCAGCGCCAGCGCGCGGCGGGCGTCGCCGATCCGGTGTTCACCCGCAAGACGATTCCCGCGCTCGCGAAGGTGCTTCCGGACGACGTGTGGGGCGAGCACGGGCCGCTGCCGCAGGGCGACAAGCTCGCGGCGGGGCGCGCGCCGGGTGTCGATGCGGCTCGGGCCGCGGGGCCGGTCGGCTCCGCGCGGTGA